In Pseudomonadota bacterium, the sequence TTGGACTCCTGAAATGAAAGAATCTGCTCGATTGCGGGGATTAGCGTTTGCGCTCGATCCAAACTGGCGTTTAATGATTGCCGAATCTGTTTCCGGAGAGAAAAATCCTCGATGGGAAGATGGTCGGGCAGTTTTACCTTATTCACCAGGTTTTGCTGGCAAAGTAAGGCAACTTGTTCATGAGCGAGACGGAGAGTGTTGTCAGAAATGTGGTTCCACCAAAAATTTATGCGTTCACCACATGGACTTTCAGAAAAATGATCACGATCTGGGAAACTTGGTTCTCCTCTGTCGGAAGTGTCACACGGGAACGCATTTAGAGCATAAGAACGGTCATGTTTAGACCTCCCGTTTGTTCTGTTAACTCCGCCCGTGTTTTTATGATTGCTATACCCCGCGCCGCAATAAGAATCTCCTAAATTTAAAAATAGGATTCCGTCGTCTCTCAGAGTCCTTTTTACCTCTCTAAATACTTCTACGAGATTAGTCACGTATTCGTCTGGCGTAGCCTCTAATCCGAGTTGAAAATCCTCATATGTGGCTCCACACTTAGAACATGTTGGGGATGGGAACTCGGACGGATAACTATTTGTTGTGTTTTTAGCATTGGGTCCAGATCCACCTCTCCCGTTCCTCGCTGGAATTGTATCGTGAACGCAATCTTGCGATCCTCCGATCCATTTTCCGGTATTGTACGATCTTAAGCCAAAAAATGGCGGACTCGTTATGCAACATTGAAACACTTTGTCTGGAAAAGTCTTTAAAACGTCCAAAGAATTGCCACAATAAATTTTATTTCGCTCCATACTCATCTCTTCTCCAAATTTAGCCTTTTAGCTTTATGATATACAGAATGGTCCTTTCTCCCTAGATGTTCCCCTATCTCTCCCGCTGTCATTGTGAGATAATTATTTTTCAAATAATCTATATCTTCAGGAGACCAACTAGAGTTTCTTTTTCTCCGAAGTCCTAAACTACTTGCCTTTAGTATTATTCCTTCCTTTTTCCTCCCCAGCACAAAACTCATTTCTTCCCAAGAGGTCGTAGCGTAACTTCTTTTAAGATATTCTATATCTTCCGAACTAAAATGTTTTAAATACTCTAAATTAGTTCCATTCAGTCCCAATTCATCAATTCTTTTTTCAATTTGAGATTCCGATCGGCCCCAGAGTTTATTTTGAATAGAGTTTCTTTTAACTCCTCTAACAGGGATCTTTCCATAAAATTCTTTTAAGATATCGTCTTCTTCTGTCGTAAACTTGTCGGGTATAAAAATCTCTCCTAATATTCGGTCTTTCAGACCTCATCTACCATATCTAGTCGTCAGAATCCTTTCTAGGGCCACCGCAATTCTTACTAATGAATCACAATTCTCCCTCATCATGCAACTTTCTTTTTTCGGAATATAGGCCATACATTTTCCCAGAATACATTCATCGTTTATTTTAGGACAAAACACCAAGAAATTCAGCCTCCTCTTTTGTTAAATCGATCTGTTGATCAAGAAGTGATTTTGATTTATTTGCTAGTTCTATTCCATGTTTACATTCCTTAATAAACCTTTCGACCGCTCTAATAGGAGAAATGTATGTGGGATGATCCCAAGGGAAGCGAACAAAGAATTTATCGGCCTCATATTTATAATATATACAAAGGTAAGGATCTTTTATTTCGGTTTTCCATAACCGAATATTTATTCCGCTTTGCTTCAGGAGTTTTAAAACTTTCAGCGCCTTTCCCGCGTTTAAAATATCGTTGTTTATATTTTGAATTATACATAGATGATTTCTTGGAAGAATCTCGCTGTAATTTTCTTCTATCTTAAACTCAAGGGTATCCAATATTTCTATAGATTTTTGGATCAACTCTCGTCGAGGAATGGTCTTTTCAATATCTGTAAACGGAGGAGTTTTCTTAAAAAGAGAGAATAGGAACATTTATATTTCCTCCAATCTTTCCATGTAATATTTCTCTTCTTCCGGAGGAACAAATTCGTTATTTAAAAACGGACTAATCAGATCAGACAGTTCCTCTCTTGTTAGCGCATGTACAATTATGTTCCTTTTTTCGCACCCATTTGCCGTACAAGTAGTTCTGGATTTTCCTCCAATGTACCATTGCAACCCACTACATTTCGGACACTTTATAAGTCTCGGACGATTACCCAGAGGCTCGATCTCGATGGGTGTCACGGTAGATTTACACTTAGAACACGCTGTCTTTTCACTACCTTGATACCAAGTCCTCCAAAACCAAGGTTCTTGACATTTGGGGCATTGTACGGATTTTGGCATCGGGAGCAAAATAGGATTATTAGGAATAAACATTTAAATCTCCTATCCCAGGCGGGCCGTTACGTCTCGAACAAAACCATTCCACCACGAATTCCAAGGAACCATCAGAAGCCTTCTGAGAGTTCCAATTTGAGAATGAGAAAGCATCTACTCCCCTATCCCCGCATAAACATTCAATTCCTGAGCAATTGCCTTCCGCGCCTTATTAACGTCTCTCTTTCCTCCGCCGACAAGCTCGAGGTAACCTTCAATAGCGACGATCTTCTGAGCAATATCCTTATCGGATTCAGAAGCGGTCATTTCCTGTGCTTTATCATACAACGCCTGAGAAGTATTTCTCAACTTCTCGGCACATGCCTTAATTTCATCGATAAATTGTTGGTCTAACATGTTTTATTCTCCGTTATCTGTATTAATTTAAGGTAAATTTGGTCGAGTTCTATGATTATAGCAAGTACGCCGAAAAATATCATATATTTAATGTTCCCTATATAACATTCAACCGCGAATAACAAAAACGTCAAAAGGGATATCCAAGAAATAATCGGTATCAAATACTTGTTAATATTCGTCTTATCAATTAGCATTTTTTTTATTCTCCCTCAAATCCCATAAATTTTCTCCAACCCTCTGGACCGAAAAACTCTTCATCATCTAACGAATTCAGGGATTGAATAATTAGCTTAAGATACTTTTTTACCGCAAATTCGGTCATGTCGTCTACGATAGAAACAGATAACATAAAGACTCCTAAAAATAAGACCTCGGATTCTGAAACGAATCCTACGGTTACCACGCATCCGCAGTGTTTTCCGCTGCGGTAGGCTCTTCATTAATCTTTATCGGCTCGCTAGGCATCCCAGAAGAGATATCCTTTATGGCGTACACCCTAATTCCGGGAGTATCTCTTTCCTTGTTTATAAACACCTTTCCGATTACCTGTACGATTCCAGCGAGGTTTCCTTTTGGACCTGTTACAGAGTCAAATATAGCCGCATCTCCGATAATATTAATGGAATTAGCACTCATATCTGAAATCGTAGTGTATCCGATCTTAGTTCCCTTCTCTGGATTCTGCTTAACTTCTACAATTGCGTCCCCAAACATTGGCTGCAATTTCACAAACTTACCTGCGAAATTACGAACTCCATTTAGATCCGCCAGGATCTCGCACGCCATACTGTCATCTATTGTGATCTTCTCATTGGAAGTGTTTGGCTTACTATTAAGGTTCCAGTATGGCCCGTTTTCTCTAAGAACTCCCTTGTACGTGGCCCCAAAATCCACCTTATGGGCCATCCACTCATCGAATATTGTAGAAACAGTCCGAACCTCGGTAGTTCCGTTTGAGTTTAAAACGAGAATCTCCATCGAACGAGACATAAGAGGCTCTGCGGAGATCTGACCATCCCTAGTCTTCTTGTAGAGAGGCTCTTTTACGATCTTTCCATCTTCTCCCTTTGTAACCTGTCCATCTGCGTCCTTTACGTTTCTCATTACGGGTTTGGGCTCATATGCTACTAGGATTTTAAATGGAGATCCCTGAGCGATTGCGGGAACCGTAAAAGTCCTTTCGGTTGTACCGATATCATTGATCCCATAGTTTGTATACCCATCCCTAATAGACTTATTAAGCTTACCTCTATAAAATCCCGGCCTAAAAGACTTGTTGTTCCAATGGGTAACCCGAATCCTTACACATCCTTCGGTCTGCGCCTCGCTGTGGAACATATCGGTATTGTTTCCAACTGGCACAATAATATATAGATTGGAAAACGCCTTGTTATTCTTGGTGAGCTTGGCATCGTCCTGTTGCTCCAAGTAGAACAAAACCTCTGTATCTCCCTTGGAAGCCGCCTTCTCACAAGAAATAACCTGATTAATAGCCATCTCTTCTACAGAAAGAACTTTTGCAACTCCTCCAACATTCAGATTAAAGGGCTTTGTACCCGCGTCCTTTAAAACCTTAAATTTTGCCGCATACTTATCCTTAAACGTATCTATAGCGAGTCCTGTAGCTTCAACGCCCTTGTTTAGGGCGGCTTCTATATTAAATTTCTCTGTCATGAATTTATGCTCCTCTTGTTTGATACCATTACAATGGATTGCTAGAATAAATAGTTTCTGGTAGGCGTTTCAGCCTACCATCATAGCACGCCGTCTTTCAGGCGTGCGTACCGAGTGACTCCGCAGAGTCCGAGGTGATATTTATACCGTCTCCAACAACAAATTAGCCGCAAACATCGAAAAAGATGCAGCTATTATCCTTTCCGTATACGAGTTTTCCCTATTAATTGAAATATCTAATCCAACATAAATTACAATAATAAATATAAATCTAACCACGAATTTCTCTATCATAACCACCTCTCCAATCCAAGATTCCACACCTCTTCATGGTCTCCTAAATACTGACCAATTTTCTTTTCCTTTCTAACATATTTCGCCATGAAATCAAGCTTTCCTTCCCTTTCGACTCTATAAACACAACCCTCAGCGAGTTCCAGCGCTCCATGATGACCAAACTCACCAAGTAAAATGTCCGCCTCTTGAGTAGTTATCGGACCTCCCTCATGGAGAACATAAGGTCTGGGGAAGAAGGACGGGACAATCGAATTAAAAACATCTAATGTTTTAGCTCCGCCAGGACCTAATAGATCAAACGCTACGAAAGGTTCATGTTGTAATTCATATTTTGTTCCATGAGCCTGCGCCATCCACTCTCCACATAATCTTTGATTATTTTCTAAGAATTCAAATTCGTCCTGATTCTTATAGAACCAGTCAGAAAACAATCTATGCTGCTTAAATTTAGACGTATTTGCTTGCCAGCCTTTTCGTGTTACTGGTGTTAATATTCCATCAATTCGTGCGCCAGCACAGCTCGATCCGTCGCATTTCTCCTGTAGAATTATTTTGTCCTTCTTGTCGCGCAGTTTACGAGTACAAATTCTGTCCATTCCCTCATTTACAAAGAAATCTCCTTTCTCAGCGTGAGATCCTAGTAGGTGAGGAATTCGGTGATAGGCTTTTCTGCCTAGTGCTTTTGTGAGAATTTGGGATCACCTATGTAAAAAGAGCGGTATTAGAATAAATAGTTATCGGAAAGTATGCAAAAAAAGACCTTGGTCTTTGGCGAGGCCAAGAAGCCACTAAGAAATTGATATATATAACAATCATCCTCGCTAAATAGGGAGAGATGTCCCAAGGGCGCGAATTATAGGCCCGCGAGGAGACATAAACGGACCGCCGTAGGTTTCATTTTTTCAGAAACAGAGGCACGGAGGGAAGAATGGAGACGAATTTCCCTTGGGACGTTTTGAATTATTGTTCTAATGGTATTTATAGATTACGGTCAATCTTGGTTTGTGTACGAAGCTAAGGCTTGTTCCGCTAAGAATTCTCCAAACAAACCCTCCATTACCTCTTCGTAACCCCAATTCCACAAGAAATAATATGTGTCGCCCTCGAAGCGTTTTAGTTGAGCTAATTCACGTTTCCATTCTTGCCTTCTCTTGACCCTCATGCGCCAATCTTTCCAACCCCTCATTCGACCCCAAGCGGCATAGGGATGGTATCCGATCCAAGTGGGCCAAAGAAGGTCGTTCGCGATAGGATCTATTAAATCTTCTGCTTTTAATTTCTGCGAAGAAATCCAACCACAGTATCCGGGACCGCCAATTATAGGGCGTTTGTTATAAATCCTTCTGGTTCTGGTCAAAGTTTTACTCTCCCACAATCGACTCCACGCATTCCTTCAGCATTTCCCAACATTCCTCTTTCGATACTTCGCGATTTATACTCATTCCCCGCCCCAAATATTTATACCAAGAAACTTCAATATCTTTGTATTTGAAATTAAATAGCTGATTATTTTCCTCATTCCAGTCGTGGGCGTTAACCTCAAAAATAGAATTATGCCATCGCGCACCAGTGTTTCTAAATGGATTTCCGTTAGAGATTTTCTTATTGTAAAAAAACTGAGCAAGATATTCTAATGCCGCAGCTATATGATCAGGACACTCAAATTTTTGTGGTTCCTGACCATAAAAGATTTGCCCCAATTCGGGCTCATATTCTTTCATCTAAACACTCCCAATAAAATCGCTCCACCAATGGCCATCGTTACTCCAAGAACTATCATACCAAGATCTATGATAAAACAAATATGTTTAAACGTTTCTGGAAAAATTCTGGCCAACTTAGGATCAAATTCGGCTGGCTCATATTCGGTCCTTTTATCGGATGCCTCACGAGGCCTTCTTCCCATTTTATCCACCCTTCCATTCATAACATTCGCTATAGAGATCTCGTTTCTCATTCGAATCAAAAATCTCAACTACCCCATCTTTTATAACTGCATACCTAAATCTTCCAGAATCAAATCCTACTTTACAATACGGATCAATCATATAGAAATCTTTTATGGGACGACACCATGAAGGAGGTGTATGCCCCACTACCTGCACTATTTCAGGGTGAGGATTAACTCCTTCTCCAGGCCGGAACCACAAAATGTTATCTCCAGACCATAAGTTAACCAATGGAGTTCTATTTAGAGTTTCTTTGATAAGACCCACATCATTTTGCCTACTAAAATATACATCAGATAGTCCCGCATGAGTAATTAATACGCCATCATGTACCGCAGCCATTTTAAATTCGTTCTGGATTTTAATAATTTTTTCTTGTTCCTCATAATTTATCATATTCTGAGGCCAGATCTGTTTATTTAATATAATGGCAGCGTCATGATTCCCAATTAAAAGTTCTGCGTTATTTCTTTGTAGGATATCTATACATTCTAACGCTGAATATCCAATATCAACCAGATCTCCACAAAATACAAGTCTATCTGTATTTTTGTCATATCTAGAATGTTTTAAAACATTAGTAATAAGGTGAGG encodes:
- a CDS encoding RNA ligase family protein, which encodes MDRICTRKLRDKKDKIILQEKCDGSSCAGARIDGILTPVTRKGWQANTSKFKQHRLFSDWFYKNQDEFEFLENNQRLCGEWMAQAHGTKYELQHEPFVAFDLLGPGGAKTLDVFNSIVPSFFPRPYVLHEGGPITTQEADILLGEFGHHGALELAEGCVYRVEREGKLDFMAKYVRKEKKIGQYLGDHEEVWNLGLERWL
- a CDS encoding metallophosphoesterase; this translates as MITIRCIICSDAHGSPHLITNVLKHSRYDKNTDRLVFCGDLVDIGYSALECIDILQRNNAELLIGNHDAAIILNKQIWPQNMINYEEQEKIIKIQNEFKMAAVHDGVLITHAGLSDVYFSRQNDVGLIKETLNRTPLVNLWSGDNILWFRPGEGVNPHPEIVQVVGHTPPSWCRPIKDFYMIDPYCKVGFDSGRFRYAVIKDGVVEIFDSNEKRDLYSECYEWKGG